Part of the Pirellulales bacterium genome, GGCAATTTTCGGCAACAGGGTGGCTAGTGTGACCGAAGAGTCGTACGCTTCGGGGCCGCTGCCTGTCGTGCCGCAGGCCATTAAAATGGTACCGGCCAATACCGCGGCGGCCTCAAGCATTACTTGTTCGCGCGGTAAATCGTGGGTTTGATCGACGCGCGCGCGAATGGCATCCAAGGTGCATTGTTGAATGACAAATCGACGATAGTAGCCTTTGTTGTCGATCAATTGCTGGTCCCAAGTACCGAAATGGTAATTCGGTCGGCGATTTACCGGATGGTTAAAATCGTAGGCTCGCGGATCAAACGCCAGTTCACCGAGAGCCGAAAAACTGAAACCAGCGGCTTCGAGCAATTCGGGATTGGTGTTCTGCAGAATGGTTAACGTTTGTTCGATGAGTACTTGATAGTTGCCTGCTGAAACACCTGCTCCAGCAATGTAAAGCGGAATAAGAGCTACTCGTTCGTGATCATACGGCTCATGCTTGTTAGTTTCTAAAATAGGAACAGGTCGGTAGCCGATGAAATTGTTCAGCCGAGCGAGCGATTGCTCAACGATTCTGGTCGTTTCGCTCCAGGGCGTTCCGGCGGTCAGAACCGCTTCTGCAACGCGACCGATAAAAAATGGTTGCCACAAATCAGTGTCGGATTGATGAAACAGCAAATTACGGTGATGACGGCGGTAAGCGGGCAGCATTTCCTCGAAGATTATGCGCAAAACGTTTTGCGCCTGTTCCGTATTTTGGAAGGCCACGCTGCGACCGGTCAGTTTGGCCAGTTTTTGTAGCAACACTTGATGAACAATGCTTGAGACATCATCATCGTTCGCAGTTTTACTTTGAATTGCCTGCCACAATTCATTTAGCCGTTGCAGAAATGCATGATCGGCCACGCCTGAAGAATAATTCAAATATCCCAAGATTTCCGGGAAACAAGCGTGCTCGGTGATTTCGGCAGGCAATGGTATGGGCATTCTTAAAACGTGATCATGGGGAATCGCATGCTTAACAACTACAAATTCCACACACCGGTACAAAACATCCTAGATTCGACCGCAACTCTCAGACGGGTTTAATCTTTCGTGGTTTAATTCAGCTTAGGCTGTGCCCTGAAAGCGGTCTAGCGTCTCATTGAGCCAGAAACAAAGATCGTCGGTCGGTATCGAAGTACTCGCCCCCCAATTATGATAGATTGAGTACATTGACTTTAGTGAATGCAACAAGCGTGGTCGTGTGCTATGAAATAAATTAGGTCGTGTTGATCCCCCAGTTTTGTCATCTCGGTAACCGATATGTTCCGATTACTGTCTATTGTGCTGGCGATCGGCGTTCTGGCGATTCAATTGGAAAAAGGTGTTGCCCGTGCGCAGGCAATTGGTGTGCCATTAATTTCGCAGGAGGCGGCAGCGCAAGCAGGACTGAAACGCGCCTGGGTTGCTCAGATGCCTTTAGATCGGGCCCGCTCGAAAGTCACACATATTAAATTGCAGGCCGGTTTACTTTTGGTCGTGACAAGCGAGGGCATGCTGTTCGTGATGGATGCCGAGAACGGGCAGATCATGTGGCCCTTTCGCATCGGAGTAAGAAGGTTGAACGCTCTATCCGCAAGTGCCAATGCATCGTATGTGGCCGTGGCGAACACAGCCCGGTTGTTTGTCTTAGATCGGGCTAGCGGTAACGTGGTGCTTGATCGCCAAGTTACCGGAACTCCTGAACGCGGTCCGGCGCTTACTGCCGACGAAGTAATTTTGCCGTTAGTTAAGGGTGGACTGGAAATGTATTCGCTTTCAACTATTAAGAATGCAAAGTTGCCAGAAAATGTATATCCGTCCTATCAACCGTGGGCTGGAACATTAGCGGGAGAGCTAAACAGCACCGATTCAACTGTGGCTTGGGCAGGCGACTTGAATCAGATGTACATCCTATTCGGCGATATGAAATCAGAATTCAACAAAGTTGTGCCGGAAGGAATTACTTCAACACCAACGCTGTTTGGTTCGCAAGTGTACTTGGGCACGGAAACAGGATATGTAATTGCATACTATGCCGATATCGCAGCCGAAGGAACCGACACTGCGAAATCTAACCAGCCTGCGAATTTGCATCGACTGGGCGATGAGCTTTGGAGGTTCTCTGCCGGTTCTCCCATTCGGCAGCGGCCGATTGTCACCAATACGGCGGTGTATGTCGTGCTTGAAGACGGCGGAATGTTTGCGCTGCGGCCAAATACAGGTGAGGTCATTTGGTTTTCTCCTGATCCTGTTCAAGTGGTATCCGTTAGTTCTGAGCGAGTGTACACACGCGATAAGTTAGGCCGAATTTCGATTCTGGATATCAAAACTGGATCGCGAATTGATACGCTACAACTACCGCAGTCCATCAAACCGTTGACGAACGATCAAAATGATCGCTTGGTCTTATTCACGGACGAGGGCTTGA contains:
- a CDS encoding PQQ-binding-like beta-propeller repeat protein encodes the protein MFRLLSIVLAIGVLAIQLEKGVARAQAIGVPLISQEAAAQAGLKRAWVAQMPLDRARSKVTHIKLQAGLLLVVTSEGMLFVMDAENGQIMWPFRIGVRRLNALSASANASYVAVANTARLFVLDRASGNVVLDRQVTGTPERGPALTADEVILPLVKGGLEMYSLSTIKNAKLPENVYPSYQPWAGTLAGELNSTDSTVAWAGDLNQMYILFGDMKSEFNKVVPEGITSTPTLFGSQVYLGTETGYVIAYYADIAAEGTDTAKSNQPANLHRLGDELWRFSAGSPIRQRPIVTNTAVYVVLEDGGMFALRPNTGEVIWFSPDPVQVVSVSSERVYTRDKLGRISILDIKTGSRIDTLQLPQSIKPLTNDQNDRLVLFTDEGLIQCLHETAFAQPFQNSAPKIEAPKKGATKPAAAPADGAAPAGNAPAGMKPAGS